Proteins from one Faecalibacterium sp. I3-3-33 genomic window:
- a CDS encoding dihydrodipicolinate synthase family protein, whose protein sequence is MKDIKKYQGVIPAFYACYDAEGNISVGGVKALTRHLIAKGVKGVYVGGSSGECIYQSVAERKTVLEAVMSEAKGKLTVIAHVGCNNTADSAELARHAESVGVDAIASIPPIYFHLPEYAIAKYWNDMSAAAPNTEFVIYNIPQLAGTALTMSLLNEMLKNPNVVAVKNSSMPTQDIQMFKDAGIAARGEGNFVVFNGPDEQFVSGRVIGADGGIGGTYAVMPELYLAMNEHLEKGEIAKARAIQYEANRIIYKMCSAHGNLYAVQKEILRRMYGLELGSVRAPMPGLIPEDEAVVAEAQAMIEAAIAKL, encoded by the coding sequence ATGAAAGATATCAAAAAATATCAGGGTGTCATCCCTGCCTTTTACGCCTGCTATGACGCAGAGGGCAACATCTCGGTGGGGGGCGTCAAGGCACTGACCCGCCACCTGATCGCCAAGGGCGTCAAGGGCGTGTATGTGGGCGGCTCCTCCGGCGAGTGCATCTACCAGAGCGTGGCAGAGCGCAAGACGGTGCTGGAAGCCGTGATGAGCGAGGCCAAGGGCAAGCTGACCGTCATCGCACACGTTGGCTGCAACAACACCGCCGACAGTGCAGAGCTGGCCCGCCACGCCGAGAGTGTGGGCGTGGATGCCATTGCCTCCATCCCGCCCATCTACTTCCACCTGCCGGAGTACGCCATTGCCAAGTACTGGAACGATATGTCCGCTGCCGCTCCCAACACCGAGTTCGTTATCTACAACATCCCGCAGCTGGCAGGCACGGCACTGACCATGAGCCTGCTGAACGAGATGCTGAAGAACCCCAACGTGGTGGCTGTGAAGAACAGCTCCATGCCCACGCAGGATATCCAGATGTTCAAGGATGCCGGTATCGCCGCCCGCGGCGAGGGCAACTTTGTGGTGTTCAATGGCCCGGACGAGCAGTTTGTTTCCGGTCGCGTCATTGGCGCAGACGGCGGCATCGGCGGCACCTACGCCGTGATGCCGGAGCTGTATCTTGCCATGAACGAGCATCTGGAAAAGGGCGAGATCGCAAAGGCACGCGCTATCCAGTACGAGGCCAACCGCATCATCTACAAGATGTGCTCTGCCCACGGCAACCTGTATGCGGTGCAAAAGGAGATCCTGCGCCGGATGTACGGCTTGGAACTGGGCAGCGTGCGCGCCCCGATGCCCGGCCTGATCCCCGAGGATGAAGCCGTTGTGGCCGAGGCACAGGCCATGATCGAAGCCGCCATCGCAAAGCTGTAA
- a CDS encoding carbohydrate ABC transporter permease, which yields MRATAAKKQKPLERHPSKLKKMSAYAILAIILISIMAVLFAFPLYWIITGSFKTGAAINATTPEWWPSQWVLTNYQKLFAGKRAPLWQLAVPFGSKFSTNGEPIYFSVGPMAPAAIRWMINTVFMAVMSMILTCLTAAMAGYALAKKRFVGRKLLFTLIVCAMALPKQVILIPLLREMSALNLYNTIWAVIFPIVGWPFGVFLMKQFSEGIPTEMLEAARIDGASEARTFVKIVLPMVKPGIGALAIFTFINSWNDYFMQLIMLSSTSNLTISLGIAKLQAENSTDFGLIMAGAALAAVPIIIIFLIFQKYFTKGIAMGAVKG from the coding sequence ATGCGTGCAACTGCTGCAAAAAAGCAAAAACCGTTGGAGCGCCATCCCAGTAAACTGAAAAAGATGAGCGCCTACGCCATTCTGGCGATCATCCTCATCAGTATTATGGCGGTGCTGTTCGCCTTCCCGCTGTACTGGATCATCACCGGCTCCTTCAAGACCGGTGCCGCCATCAATGCCACTACCCCCGAGTGGTGGCCCAGCCAGTGGGTGTTGACCAACTACCAGAAGCTGTTTGCCGGCAAGCGTGCCCCGCTGTGGCAGCTGGCTGTGCCCTTCGGCTCCAAGTTCAGTACCAACGGCGAGCCCATCTACTTTTCGGTGGGTCCCATGGCACCCGCTGCCATCCGCTGGATGATCAACACCGTGTTCATGGCCGTTATGTCCATGATCCTTACCTGCCTGACCGCCGCCATGGCCGGTTATGCGCTGGCAAAAAAGCGCTTTGTGGGCCGTAAGCTGCTGTTCACCCTTATCGTGTGCGCTATGGCGCTGCCCAAGCAGGTCATCCTGATCCCCCTGCTGCGCGAGATGAGCGCCCTGAACCTGTACAACACCATCTGGGCGGTCATTTTCCCCATCGTGGGCTGGCCGTTCGGCGTGTTCCTGATGAAGCAGTTCAGTGAGGGCATCCCCACTGAAATGCTGGAGGCTGCCCGCATCGACGGCGCAAGCGAGGCACGCACCTTTGTCAAGATCGTGCTGCCCATGGTCAAGCCCGGTATCGGCGCGCTGGCTATCTTTACCTTCATCAACAGCTGGAACGACTACTTCATGCAGTTGATCATGCTGTCCAGCACCAGCAACCTGACCATCTCTCTGGGCATTGCAAAGCTGCAGGCAGAGAACAGCACCGACTTTGGCCTGATCATGGCAGGTGCCGCATTGGCTGCTGTGCCTATCATCATCATCTTCCTCATCTTCCAGAAGTACTTCACCAAGGGCATCGCAATGGGTGCTGTCAAGGGCTAA
- a CDS encoding carbohydrate ABC transporter permease codes for MKEPKRSSALVRRETFASYCFLLPSLIFFLGFVIYPMILCVVTSFFDSTMNRADIFVGLANYKTLFADPIFLGALKNTFVIVIVSVPITCIFSLWVSSAIVDLPEWATSLFRCVFYLPVVTGSVAVTVVWKWMYNNYYGIFNYLGKSLGILDKNINWLGDERFALGCIILILLTTSVGQPIVLYVSALGNVDQSIVEAAEVDGATDFQCFWKIKWPAIMPTTLYILVITTINSFQCFALIQLLTSGGPNHKTDTIMYYIYYTAFKQYKYGYGNAMGVVLAVIIAILSAVQFKMGNKDN; via the coding sequence ATGAAAGAGCCCAAACGCAGCAGTGCGCTGGTACGGCGCGAAACCTTCGCCTCCTACTGCTTCCTGCTGCCCAGCCTGATCTTCTTTCTGGGGTTCGTCATCTACCCCATGATCCTCTGCGTGGTGACCAGCTTCTTTGACTCCACCATGAACCGCGCGGACATCTTTGTGGGTCTGGCAAACTACAAGACCCTGTTTGCCGACCCCATCTTCCTTGGTGCATTAAAGAACACCTTCGTCATCGTCATCGTGTCGGTGCCCATCACCTGCATCTTCTCGCTGTGGGTGTCCTCCGCCATCGTAGACCTGCCGGAGTGGGCGACCAGCCTTTTCCGCTGCGTGTTCTACCTGCCCGTGGTCACCGGCTCTGTCGCCGTTACCGTGGTGTGGAAGTGGATGTACAACAACTACTACGGCATCTTCAACTATCTGGGCAAGAGCCTTGGCATTCTGGACAAAAACATCAACTGGCTGGGTGACGAGCGGTTCGCACTGGGCTGTATCATCCTGATCTTGCTCACCACCTCCGTGGGTCAGCCCATCGTGCTGTACGTTTCGGCACTGGGCAACGTGGATCAGTCCATCGTGGAGGCTGCCGAGGTGGACGGCGCGACCGACTTCCAGTGCTTCTGGAAGATCAAGTGGCCGGCCATCATGCCCACCACCCTGTACATTCTGGTCATCACCACCATCAACTCCTTCCAGTGCTTTGCACTGATCCAGCTGCTGACCTCCGGCGGCCCCAACCACAAGACCGATACCATTATGTACTACATCTACTACACCGCCTTCAAGCAGTATAAGTACGGCTACGGCAACGCCATGGGCGTGGTGCTGGCGGTGATCATCGCCATTCTGTCTGCTGTCCAGTTCAAGATGGGCAACAAGGATAATTAA
- a CDS encoding extracellular solute-binding protein, producing MKNCISRRSFLKAAGILGAAGALAACGGSSSSSTAASSTASSAAASAASTGASIKLWTYPIGGWGNDDTVQNLISSFNAKYPDIKVTVEYLDYTNGDDQVNTAIEGGSAPDLVMEGPERLVANWGAKGVMAPLNDLWTDDAKKDIYASVESACHNEKGDYYEYPLCMTAHCMAVNMTKVKEVGADKYIDTDKHTWSTEGFLNTVDALYKGGYENVAAIYCSGQGGDQGTRAIINNMYGGTFTDAAHTKYTADSAENIKAIQALYDAKGVNFDPSINGGEEITLFRNGTLQMAFCWNIAQQLNADTAAAGQTISGDEIFPMAFPTASGDPKLCGGIWGFGIFDNGDEAKIKAAKTFIEFIAADPDQVKDSVLASTYFPVRTSVGDIYAGNEVMSEYSKFMNYLGDYYQITPGWTTARTEWWNMLQRVGSGEAVETAVKTFVDNANAAAAAEA from the coding sequence ATGAAAAACTGCATTTCCCGCCGTTCGTTCCTGAAGGCTGCCGGTATTCTGGGCGCTGCCGGTGCACTGGCCGCCTGCGGCGGTTCCTCCTCTAGCAGCACTGCTGCTTCCTCCACCGCTTCCTCTGCTGCTGCAAGTGCCGCCAGCACCGGCGCAAGCATCAAGCTGTGGACATACCCCATCGGCGGCTGGGGCAATGACGATACCGTCCAGAACCTGATCTCCAGCTTCAACGCAAAGTACCCCGACATCAAGGTGACCGTGGAGTATCTGGACTACACCAACGGCGACGATCAGGTGAACACCGCCATCGAGGGCGGCAGCGCACCCGATCTGGTCATGGAAGGCCCCGAGCGTCTGGTGGCCAACTGGGGTGCCAAGGGTGTTATGGCTCCGCTGAATGATCTGTGGACCGACGATGCCAAGAAGGACATCTACGCTTCTGTGGAGTCTGCCTGCCACAATGAGAAGGGCGACTACTACGAGTACCCCCTGTGCATGACCGCACACTGCATGGCCGTGAACATGACCAAGGTCAAGGAAGTGGGCGCGGACAAGTACATTGATACCGACAAGCACACCTGGAGCACCGAGGGCTTCCTGAACACCGTGGACGCACTGTACAAGGGCGGCTACGAGAACGTGGCAGCCATCTACTGCAGCGGTCAGGGCGGCGATCAGGGCACCCGCGCCATCATCAACAATATGTACGGCGGCACCTTTACCGATGCAGCCCACACCAAGTACACTGCCGACTCTGCCGAGAACATCAAGGCCATTCAGGCTCTGTATGATGCAAAGGGCGTCAACTTCGATCCCTCCATCAACGGCGGCGAGGAGATCACCCTGTTCCGCAACGGCACCCTGCAGATGGCTTTCTGCTGGAACATTGCACAGCAGCTGAACGCTGACACCGCTGCCGCAGGCCAGACCATCAGCGGCGACGAAATCTTCCCCATGGCATTCCCCACCGCAAGCGGCGATCCGAAGCTGTGCGGCGGCATCTGGGGCTTTGGCATCTTTGATAACGGCGACGAGGCCAAGATCAAGGCTGCAAAGACCTTTATCGAGTTCATCGCTGCCGATCCCGATCAGGTCAAAGACAGCGTGCTGGCTTCTACCTACTTCCCCGTCCGCACCAGCGTGGGCGACATCTACGCCGGCAACGAGGTCATGAGCGAGTACAGCAAGTTTATGAACTATCTGGGCGACTACTACCAGATCACCCCGGGCTGGACCACTGCCCGCACCGAGTGGTGGAATATGCTGCAGCGCGTGGGCTCCGGCGAGGCCGTCGAGACTGCTGTCAAGACCTTTGTGGACAACGCAAACGCAGCCGCTGCTGCCGAGGCATAA
- a CDS encoding MurR/RpiR family transcriptional regulator, with amino-acid sequence MSTNFWELLQQHQGDLTKSGRTVAEYLVQHAAEAQYLSISSLARECQVAEATVFRFCRALGFEGYHEMRIALAQANATGVLVNQQEPAPDADTATLCEHASALFMTAINGTQNALSPQAVEQAVALLHSARQVFCMGQGGSMAAANEICARFACITNKFRAAADSHMQIMAASLMTEQDVVLFVSYSGATRDLMETLRTAKANGAKIILITHYEDSPGAKLADIVLLCGAQESPLDSGSIPIKVAVLYVAEVLVLRYILDDKPGSTEAQEHTTEALAVKML; translated from the coding sequence ATGTCTACAAATTTTTGGGAGCTGCTGCAGCAGCATCAGGGCGACCTGACAAAATCCGGCCGCACGGTGGCCGAATATCTGGTGCAGCACGCTGCGGAGGCACAGTATCTGTCCATATCATCTCTGGCCAGAGAGTGTCAGGTGGCCGAGGCCACGGTGTTCCGGTTCTGCCGGGCGCTGGGCTTTGAGGGCTACCACGAAATGCGCATTGCGCTGGCGCAGGCCAACGCCACCGGTGTGCTGGTGAACCAGCAGGAGCCCGCCCCGGACGCCGACACTGCTACTTTGTGCGAGCACGCCTCGGCGCTGTTCATGACCGCCATCAACGGCACCCAGAACGCTCTTTCGCCGCAGGCCGTGGAGCAGGCCGTAGCGCTGCTGCACAGCGCCCGGCAGGTGTTCTGCATGGGACAGGGCGGCAGCATGGCCGCTGCCAACGAGATCTGCGCCCGGTTCGCCTGCATCACCAACAAGTTCCGCGCCGCCGCCGACAGCCACATGCAGATCATGGCTGCCAGCCTGATGACCGAGCAGGACGTGGTGCTGTTCGTCTCTTACTCCGGCGCTACCCGCGACCTGATGGAGACCCTGCGCACCGCCAAGGCCAACGGCGCAAAGATCATCCTGATCACCCACTACGAGGACTCCCCCGGCGCAAAGCTGGCAGACATCGTGCTGCTGTGCGGCGCACAGGAAAGCCCGCTGGATTCCGGAAGCATCCCCATCAAGGTGGCGGTGCTGTATGTGGCCGAGGTGCTTGTGCTGCGGTACATTCTAGACGATAAGCCCGGCAGCACCGAAGCACAGGAGCACACCACCGAGGCGCTGGCTGTAAAGATGCTTTGA